A single Thermoanaerobacterium sp. RBIITD DNA region contains:
- a CDS encoding MATE family efflux transporter translates to MERGEHRVSLQKEVLELAWPSIIEQMLIMMVGMISTIYVGHISTAAIAAVGMINSLVFFFQAIFAGLSTGSTVIVARLIGEEDDKEARLAVMQSLIMCIFIFICFTVFGYILAVPLIKAFFGTVSKEVFDLGLLYYRIVLLGMPFVIIDIVLGGALRGAGDTRTPMYITATINIISLILNSLLVFGVHFGGHVYIPAYGVKGSALAVTIARVIGGFIQLYVLYFGKRKINLDIREKIRLDFGMMMRIIRVGIPASLEQLIMQGGFLVMQVIVSTMGTASIAVYQIGMNANSLAFMPIFGFQLAATSLVGRSLGARRILLAETYGKLSNKIAVKVITVIGILMFIFARQLAALYSSDPEVIRMGSVVIRIFAAIEPMLAIMNVLSGILRAAGDLLYIVLTAFVGLWLFRVAIGYTLGKIFAMGVYGIWIGICFDFVARSLMYSYRFKQGKWKYMKV, encoded by the coding sequence ATGGAAAGAGGCGAACATAGAGTAAGTTTGCAAAAAGAAGTACTAGAATTAGCATGGCCTTCCATCATAGAACAGATGCTTATAATGATGGTTGGTATGATATCAACAATATATGTAGGACATATAAGTACAGCTGCGATAGCAGCAGTAGGAATGATAAATTCACTTGTATTTTTCTTTCAGGCTATTTTTGCGGGGTTATCGACAGGTTCTACAGTAATAGTTGCAAGACTTATAGGAGAAGAGGATGACAAAGAAGCAAGACTTGCAGTTATGCAGTCACTTATAATGTGCATTTTTATATTTATATGCTTTACTGTATTTGGATATATTTTAGCAGTACCACTTATAAAGGCATTTTTTGGAACTGTATCAAAAGAAGTATTTGATTTAGGACTTTTATATTATAGGATTGTATTACTCGGTATGCCTTTTGTAATAATTGATATAGTCCTCGGTGGTGCATTAAGAGGTGCCGGCGATACAAGGACACCTATGTATATAACGGCAACAATAAATATAATAAGCCTTATTTTAAACAGCCTTTTGGTTTTTGGCGTACATTTTGGTGGCCATGTATATATACCGGCATATGGAGTAAAAGGATCGGCATTGGCTGTCACAATAGCGAGGGTAATAGGTGGTTTTATACAGCTTTATGTTCTTTACTTCGGCAAAAGGAAAATTAACCTCGACATAAGGGAAAAGATAAGACTTGATTTTGGTATGATGATGCGCATAATCAGAGTCGGAATACCCGCTTCATTAGAGCAGCTTATAATGCAAGGTGGCTTTCTTGTTATGCAAGTTATAGTATCTACAATGGGTACTGCATCGATTGCTGTATATCAGATAGGTATGAATGCAAATAGTCTCGCCTTTATGCCAATATTTGGGTTCCAATTAGCTGCAACAAGCCTTGTTGGCAGAAGCCTCGGTGCAAGAAGGATATTATTAGCCGAGACATATGGTAAGTTATCTAATAAGATAGCTGTAAAAGTAATAACTGTTATCGGTATCTTGATGTTTATATTTGCAAGGCAACTTGCTGCTTTATATTCATCAGATCCGGAAGTTATAAGGATGGGGTCTGTTGTAATCAGGATATTTGCCGCTATTGAGCCTATGCTGGCGATAATGAATGTATTATCAGGTATTTTAAGAGCTGCAGGAGACCTTTTGTATATAGTGCTGACAGCCTTTGTAGGTTTATGGTTATTTAGAGTAGCAATAGGATATACGCTTGGTAAGATATTTGCAATGGGTGTCTACGGAATTTGGATCGGTATATGCTTTGATTTTGTTGCTCGTTCTCTCATGTATTCATATAGATTTAAACAGGGTAAGTGGAAATATATGAAGGTTTAA
- a CDS encoding DNA polymerase IV: MKHQKIIHVDMDAFFASVEQHDNPKLKGKPVIIGGLFGRGVVSTCSYEARKYGVHSAMPMYMAKNLCPQGIFMPVRFERYREVSKNIFSILYEVTDIIEPLSIDEAYLDVSNIDKDPEDIAKEIKEKVKTTTGLTISAGVSYNKFLAKIASDWNKPDGLMVITEDMIPDILRPLPVSKVYGIGEKSAEKLKKIGIEKVDDLLKLSEEELKNIFGKYGKEIFERIRGIDERPVQVYRETKSIGKETTLKKDTNDINLLLNYIKEFSKTISSELKEEKLYCRTVTVKIKTASFMTHTRSKTLNEYIDSFKDIYNVAFFILKEMKLYEPIRLIGLSVSNLSLNKVKQLSLFDEDIMKNIKIDKIASEINKKLGGYFIKKGSEI; the protein is encoded by the coding sequence ATGAAACACCAAAAAATAATCCATGTTGACATGGATGCTTTTTTTGCCTCTGTAGAACAGCATGACAATCCAAAACTTAAAGGGAAGCCGGTAATAATTGGTGGGCTTTTTGGTAGAGGTGTTGTATCAACATGTTCATATGAAGCGAGAAAATATGGTGTTCATTCAGCTATGCCGATGTATATGGCAAAAAATCTTTGCCCGCAGGGAATATTTATGCCTGTTAGGTTTGAACGCTATAGGGAGGTTTCAAAAAACATTTTTAGTATTTTATATGAAGTAACAGATATCATTGAACCTCTATCGATCGATGAGGCGTACTTGGACGTTTCAAATATCGACAAAGATCCAGAAGATATTGCCAAGGAAATAAAAGAAAAAGTAAAAACAACCACTGGATTAACTATATCTGCGGGTGTTTCATACAATAAATTTTTAGCAAAGATAGCATCTGATTGGAATAAACCAGATGGTTTAATGGTTATAACGGAAGATATGATTCCAGATATATTGAGGCCGCTTCCTGTTTCTAAAGTATATGGGATAGGAGAAAAATCTGCAGAAAAGCTTAAAAAAATAGGCATTGAGAAAGTTGATGACTTATTAAAACTCAGCGAAGAAGAACTTAAGAATATATTCGGGAAATATGGCAAAGAGATATTTGAAAGAATCAGGGGTATTGATGAAAGGCCCGTCCAAGTCTATAGAGAGACGAAATCCATAGGTAAGGAAACGACGCTTAAAAAAGATACTAATGACATAAATCTTTTATTAAACTATATAAAGGAATTTTCAAAAACAATATCATCAGAACTGAAAGAAGAAAAATTGTATTGTAGAACAGTAACTGTGAAAATAAAAACGGCAAGCTTTATGACACATACAAGAAGTAAGACTTTAAATGAATATATTGATTCATTCAAAGATATATATAATGTCGCCTTTTTTATTTTAAAAGAAATGAAGCTTTATGAACCGATAAGACTAATTGGCTTATCTGTTTCAAACTTAAGCTTAAACAAGGTAAAACAATTATCACTCTTTGATGAAGATATAATGAAAAATATAAAAATAGATAAAATAGCAAGTGAAATTAATAAAAAATTAGGCGGATATTTCATAAAAAAAGGGAGCGAGATTTAA
- a CDS encoding OadG-related small transporter subunit yields the protein MLQAFKLMIYGMPMTFITLFIFYIVIKFMMKFLGEEK from the coding sequence ATGCTTCAAGCATTTAAACTAATGATATACGGCATGCCAATGACATTTATTACGCTTTTCATATTTTATATTGTAATAAAATTCATGATGAAATTTTTAGGAGAAGAGAAATAA
- a CDS encoding sodium ion-translocating decarboxylase subunit beta → MNYLYQGIINITWQNIIMYVIGIALIYLAIKKDYEPMLLLPIGFGTILANLPLSSVIGKDGFLSILYNAGIKTELFPILIFIAVGAMVDFTPLLEQPFMIFFGAAAQFGIFMTIIIAEWAGFSLKEAASIGIIGAADGPTSIYVSNLFAPKLLGPISVAAYSYMALVPIIQPFVIRLITTQNERRIRMNLNLSKVSKKVRIAFPIIVTFASGILVPMSISLIGPLMFGNIIRESGVLERLSKTAQNELANLVTLLLGITIGATMTADKFLTPMTLLIFAMGLLAFIFDTAGGVIFAKILNIFLKKKVNPMVGAAGISAFPMSARVIQKMAQKEDPSNFILMQSVAANVAGQLGSVIAGGIVIAIVSSMI, encoded by the coding sequence ATGAATTATCTATATCAAGGAATAATAAATATCACGTGGCAAAATATCATAATGTATGTCATAGGCATCGCATTAATCTATTTAGCGATAAAAAAAGACTATGAGCCTATGCTTTTATTGCCAATAGGTTTTGGCACCATTCTTGCAAATTTGCCCCTTTCCTCCGTCATTGGCAAAGATGGCTTTCTTTCAATATTGTATAATGCCGGAATAAAAACTGAATTATTCCCGATACTCATATTTATAGCTGTTGGTGCTATGGTTGATTTTACACCACTTTTAGAGCAGCCCTTTATGATATTTTTTGGTGCTGCAGCACAATTCGGAATATTTATGACGATTATTATTGCTGAATGGGCGGGCTTCAGCTTAAAAGAAGCTGCATCAATCGGAATTATAGGTGCTGCCGACGGTCCAACCTCAATCTACGTATCAAACCTTTTTGCACCAAAATTATTAGGACCGATTTCTGTTGCGGCGTATTCTTACATGGCACTCGTACCTATAATACAGCCATTTGTTATAAGATTAATAACAACTCAAAATGAGCGAAGAATACGTATGAATCTAAACTTAAGTAAAGTCTCAAAAAAAGTACGAATTGCATTTCCAATTATTGTTACATTTGCATCAGGTATACTAGTTCCAATGAGTATTTCATTAATTGGACCATTGATGTTTGGCAATATCATAAGGGAAAGCGGCGTACTTGAGAGGCTTTCAAAAACAGCTCAGAATGAACTTGCAAATCTTGTCACATTATTGCTCGGTATAACAATAGGTGCTACAATGACGGCGGATAAATTTTTGACGCCAATGACATTGCTTATCTTTGCTATGGGATTACTTGCGTTTATATTTGATACAGCTGGCGGAGTTATATTCGCAAAAATACTCAATATATTTTTGAAGAAAAAAGTTAATCCGATGGTAGGTGCAGCAGGTATATCAGCATTTCCGATGTCAGCCCGTGTAATACAAAAGATGGCGCAAAAAGAGGATCCATCGAATTTCATACTAATGCAGTCAGTCGCGGCAAATGTGGCAGGACAATTAGGATCTGTTATTGCCGGTGGAATTGTTATAGCTATTGTAAGCTCAATGATATAG
- a CDS encoding V-type ATP synthase subunit D — protein sequence MEENIAPTRSNLMAAQNALEFSTKGFELLDKKRNVLIREMMSLMDEAKEIQLKVHVVFKEAYEALQIANITMGITNVYEVAKSIPDTTDFTILTRSVMGVEIPQIRYKKEDLDLYYSFYHTNTALDIAVKKFQEVKYLLYRLAEVEDSSYKLAMEIKKTQKRANALKNIQIPKYKGIVKTISEVLEEKNREDFFRLKIVKRKLSAKKG from the coding sequence ATGGAAGAAAACATAGCACCGACACGGTCAAATCTGATGGCTGCACAAAATGCACTGGAATTTTCCACGAAAGGGTTTGAGCTTCTAGATAAGAAGCGCAATGTCTTAATAAGAGAAATGATGTCCCTCATGGACGAAGCCAAGGAAATACAGTTAAAAGTCCATGTCGTCTTTAAAGAAGCGTATGAAGCACTTCAAATTGCCAATATTACGATGGGTATAACAAATGTATATGAAGTGGCAAAATCAATTCCAGATACAACCGATTTTACTATATTGACAAGAAGTGTTATGGGAGTTGAGATACCACAGATAAGATACAAAAAGGAAGATTTAGATCTGTATTACAGCTTTTACCATACAAATACAGCCCTTGATATAGCAGTTAAAAAATTTCAAGAGGTTAAGTATCTATTATATAGGCTTGCTGAAGTCGAAGACTCTTCATACAAACTTGCGATGGAGATAAAGAAGACTCAGAAAAGGGCAAATGCACTTAAGAATATACAGATACCTAAGTATAAAGGGATTGTAAAGACGATAAGCGAAGTGTTGGAAGAAAAAAACAGGGAAGACTTTTTTAGATTGAAGATTGTTAAAAGGAAATTAAGCGCGAAAAAAGGTTGA